The window GATTACGGCCACTCGATTTTACCACTCATGACATCTTTTTTACCATTGAACGCCAAGAAAATTACCACGCAATGCCACCGTGTGTACCAACACATGGAGACGCATACCAGCTGGGGAAAAAGTGGTTTTTAACAGTACGACCGTAAAGCGGCATGCGCTGGATAACAACTTGACACCGAGCCTCTACGGGCATGAGTCCCAAGCCAGGAAACCAGCAGCGCGTGCTGGCTTGCCCCGCCAAGGAGGTTTATGCAAAGCTTCGCATAATCCCCCTTATGCAAAGTAGATGATTATGCAAAGTAACCTAAGAAAACCTTGTAAGTACGGTATTTCAATTTGATTTACTTTGCATAATGATTTCCGAAAAGAGCTGGAGTCTAGCCTCTTAAAACAAGAAAAGCACAATAATCAGAACTTATATAAGCAATTCGAGTACATTTTCGGGATTATTTGAGTAAGAAATCAAATATATTATGCAAAGTAAATAGGGACGATATCCTTTAGTAATAGGCTTTTTGACTGTTACTTAGCATAATTACTTACTTTGCATAAGGCTATCATGCCCGCCTCTCAGTGTAAAGTTGTAAGCGGAAGAATCGGCAGCCTCTCCCCAGTCGTTGTATATCCATGTCTCTCGCACGCAGGAATCTATTAATATAAAGGTATGAAGTGGTAAACGCCTGTCGTTTTCTGGAACATTTATTGTCATTACATGGTAAAAAGGATGTCGCGGGTGGTACATTTCATTGGCTGTAATCATTGAGCTAAGAAAGAAATAATAAAATGTCACATGATTTACAATTATTTTAAAGAAGCAAGAGAAAGTGACTGTCCGACACTTAACCCCTACGAAGAATGGAAAATTTTCAATAAATTTTATAAGTCCATACCTGGATAACACATGGTCCGTGTGTGGACTTTTTTTCATATACTTATGTCATTGTAGGTTTAGAAAGTGGATATAAAGTTTAATCTAAACATACCTTCTCCACAACATTTGACTCAGAGCCTATTTTTATCCACTTGCAAATAGTAATGATTACGTTTAAGGTGAAAAAGCACTTAATTAGAATAAAGGGGAGAATAGACAGTGAATAATAAATTTTTTGGCGCGATATCATTTATTATTGGGATATTGATTTTAACTGCTTGTAGTAATGGGGGATTACCAACTTCCGAAGAAAGTGATGAAAGTAAGCTGGAAATATATACAACCATCTATCCATTTCAATATTTTACAGAGCGAATTGGGGGAAAAGCTGTTTCAACCAAAAGTATTGTACCTCCTGGGGCCGATGCTCATTCAATAGACATCACGATGAAGGAAATGAAGAAATTAGCAGATAGTGATGCATTCATACATTCAGGAACAGGGTTAGAGAGCTTTGCTAAAGCTGTAATTAATGCGATGGAAAATGAAAATGTGAAAATTATCAATGCCACAGAGAATGTTAAATTAATTAATGGACAAGTTGATGTTCATAATGAGGAAGAAGAAAATTCGGATGAGCATAGTGAAGAAGAAAATGAAGATGTTCATGTCGAACATGGTGATGAGTTAGCTGTCGATCCACATGCATGGTTAGATCCTATTCGTTCAACAATAATTGCTGAAAATATCAAAAATGCATTAATTGAATTAAATCCGGAAAACAAGCTGGTATTTGAAGAAAATTTCAATTCTTTAAAGAAGGATTTAGAGCAATTAAATAAAGAATTCACTGATATGATTAATAATTCAAAAGGTAAAACTTTTATTGTCTCTCATTCTGCATATGGTTATTGGGAAGATGCATATGGCTTAAATCAAATTGCTATCAGTGGTTTATCTCCATTTGATGAGCCTTCTCAATCTAAAATAGTAGAAATAATAAAATCTGTGAAAGAAAACAACTTACAATACATTTATTATGAGCCTAATGTTAAGAATAAAATAGCTAATACTGTAAAAAAAGAAACAGGATTAGAAACTTTGACTTTAAATAATCTTGAATCGATTTCTAAAGAAAGTATTGAATCTAACGAAGATTATCTAAGTTTAATGAAAAAAAATATTGAATCACTTAGCCAAGAACTTACTCAGAAATAGAATTGGATGTAAAGTGTTATCTATATTTAGTGTTTAATAAAATACTATATTTGTGTAAAACTGCAATGACAAGTCCAGTCTTTGCAGTTTTTTGTTTTTTCAATACGTAAAAGGCACGAATTTGTATTAAATCACGATCGTTTATGATCATTGGGTCCCGAAAAAAGTTTACATACACTTTCGTTACTGAAAAATCTTAAGAAAGTCTTAAGAAAATCTTAAGATATAACCACAAAATTGGGTGCTTCTTCTGCAAATTTTTTGCACATTAAAAAGGTATACTTTTTTAGCACCCCAAAAATGGTGCTTAGTTTAAACAAAACGAATGGGGTTACAACGCATGAGTGGATTTACTGGGTTTATTGGAGAAACAAAAAATGCTTCAGTTGTTTTAGAGCGCATGATGGACAATATCATCCATCGCGGTCCTGACTCGTCGGGTATGTTTATAGAAAACGAAGCAGCACTCGGATTTCGTCGTTTAAGTAATATTGATTTAGAGTATGGGAGCCAGCCGTATTACAAAGAGGAAGAATTACTTGTTTTGGTTTTCAATGGGCAAATTTATAACTCCCAAGAGTTAAGGGAGGAACTTATTTCTAATGGTTATGTATTCAAAACCCATACAGATAGCGAAGTATTGATCCGTGGATACCAAGAGTACGGGGAAAGTCTGACTGGTAAATTACGGGGGATGTTCGCATTTGTTATTTGGGATCGGAAAAGAAAAAAACTATTTGGCGCACGTGATATGTTTGGCATTAAACCATTTTATTATGCACATATGAATGGTACATTATTTTTTGGCTCTGAGATTAAAAGCTTTCTGCCACATATTCATTTCAATAAAGAATTAAACGAAAATGCCTTGAAGCCTTATTTAACGTTTCAGTTTTCGGTATTAAACGAAACATTTTTTAAAGGTGTTTTTAAATTACCAGCAGCGCATTATATGACGTATGAGGACGGACAAATTAATATCCAGCGTTACTGGGCTCCAAAATTCAACCCAACAGATCAACCTTTGGAAGAGATTGTAGATGAACTTGATAAAGTGGTAAGAGAATCTATACATGTACATCAAATTAGTGATGTACAGGTTGGTTCCTTTTTATCAAGCGGCGTTGATTCAAGTTATGTTGCATCTGTGTTGAAGCCAGAAAAGACATTTACGGTGGGTTTTGGTAACCAAAGTTTCTCCGAAATCGATAATGCAAAGAAACTATCTAACGAATTAGGAATTGAAAATAGCAATGCAATTTTAGATCCCGACCTCTGCTTTGAGAAGTTGGAGGACATTCAATATATGATGGATGAACCACATTCAGATCCATCAATCGTGCCGTTGTATTTTTTGGCGGAGCTTGCAAGCCGTGATGTAAAGGTCATATTTTCCGGAGAAGGTGCTGATGAATTATTTGGCGGATACGATGAGTACGATTCGACAGTCTTAATGAAGAAGTATAAAAAACTTCCACATTCAGTTCGCAAACCTTTGGGCATACTATCAAAACATTTACCAGAAGTAAGAGGAAAGAAATTCTTGATAAAAGGTGGTCTTTCACCAGAAGAGTGGTTTATTGGACAAGCAAGAATATTTGAAGAAAAAGCAGTGAGTAAAATTTTAACAAGCTCGTATAACAACACACCTACCGTAAAAGAAATCGTTAAACCATATTATGACCAAGTGAAGGGCGAAGACGATGTTACAAAAATGCAGTATTTAGACTTAAACCTTTGGTTAGTGGATGATATTTTATTGAAAGCAGATAAGATGAGTATGGCACATTCTATTGATGTACGGATGCCATTTTTAGACCGTGAAGTAATGAAAATCGCCTCAAAAGTACCTACAAAATACCGCGTAAATAATATAGATACGAAATATGCATTTCGAATCGCTGCAAAACGGACGTTGCCAGAAGAATATGCGAACCGTAAAAAAATCGGCTTCCCAGTTCCGATTCGCCATTGGATTCGTGAGGAAAAATACTATTTGAAAATCAAGTCTTATTTTGAAAGTGTAGAGGCGGCTCAATTTTTTAATCAGCAGTCAATTATGGACTTGTTAAATGAACATTATAATGGTAAAGCTAATAATGGACGAAAAGTATGGACAATCTATTCGTTCCTAATTTGGCATAAGAAGTATTTTGGTTAAGAATTTCATAGTGGTGGCGAAAAGACATGGTAACTAATCGTGTAGTTTTATTTTTATAGGCACTGTTCCTTCTAATCGCAATAGGTTGTATTAATGGCGAAAATTGCAATGCTCAATAACATTAATATAGCTTTGATGACGAGGGTATTATTACCGGCGGTCCACCATAGATTCTGTTTCATTTCCAATTGGTCGCCCTTGGGAGTTTAATAATATTTACGACACCGAGCGGATTCTCTTAACAAGGATGAAATCCACCTTCTACAAACAACTTGAATGCAGAAAATAAACGGTTATCACAATTTATGAAACCCGGTGGTGTGTATGGTAGAAGAGATTCTGCAATGGTTCGAAAATAGTGGTTTACTTGCTGTTTGGATAAGTATCATTTTAAATATTAGTATTAGTGTCTTGGGCTTTATACCAAGCGTATTTATAACGGCAGCAAATATTAGTTTCTTTGGGTTTGGGAAAGGTTTAATTCTTTCTATTCTAGGAGAGGCTTTGGGAGCAATGATAAGCTTTTACCTATATCGAAAAGGTATAAACAAAATAAAAACTAAGTTCATAATTAACAATAAATATTTAAATAGGTTACAACAAAGCAAAGGAATGGAAGCTTTTTTACTAATTTTAGCACTCAGGGTTTTCCCGTTTGTACCATCAGGTTTAGTTACTTTGGCAAGTGCGGGTAGCAACGTTGGAATGCTGAATTTTTCTATAGCCAGTACACTTGGGAAAATACCTGCTCTTGTTATAGAAGCATACTCTACACAGCAAATGCTCAATTGGAGTGGGCAGGGAAAAGTGATCTTAGGAATTTCATCTTTAATCATTATTAGTATATTAATAATAAAGAGTGCCTCTAAATAAAGTGGACTCTTTTTTGTTGTCGTCACTTCGTTTTTGACGAAATACTATGTCGTGGAATTCCACTTACAATCTACCTTTGCAACATTATAATTTCATGTATTGATTCAGATTCACATTTTTTTTTTAATAATTGCTTAAATCGGATTATCAATGAAATTTAATTGCATTACAAAAGAAGGAAGAAATAATATTGATTCTCAATCTCCATAATTCCTGCAAACTTTTAAAGTACAGTAAATGCTGAACCTTTATTTTTGAAAAACTATAAATAAGGCAGAAAACGAGCTAAACATTTTCGGTTTTTCAACAATTAGATGAAGGATAAGGAGAAAAAACTATGTTTGGTATGGGTGCAGGAAATCTTGGAATTGATTTAGGAACAGCAAACACTCTTGTTTTTGTTAAAGGGAAAGGCATCGTCGTTCGGGAGCCTTCCGTTGTTGCAATGGAAACTAAGACAAATCAAATTATTGCGATTGGAAATGAAGCGAAGAATATGATTGGACGTACTCCGGGAAACATTGTTACCGTGTGTCCGATGAAAGATGGTGTTATTGCGGATTATGAAACTACAACAATGATGTTGAATCATTTTATGAAAAAATCACAAAAACAAAGTATTCTTCGTAATAAGCACTATGTAATGCTTTGTGTACCATCTGGGGTAACAACGATAGAAAGGCGTGCTGTCATCAATGCAGCTAAACAAGCAGGAGCGCGGGATGCCTTTTTGATTGAAGAGGTGTTTGCCGCAGCAATTGGATCTGGTTTACCAGTGTGGGAACCAACTGGGAGCATGGTTGTTGATATAGGCGCCGGCACAACGGAAGTCGCAGTCATTTCTTTGGGTGGAATTGTGATTAGCCAATCCATACGTGTCGCTGGTAATGAGATGGATCAATCAATCATTAGTTATATTAGAAAAAAGTATAATTTGATTATTGGGGAACGTACAGCGGAGAGTATTAAAATGGAAATCGGTATGGTTGGAGATATAGAAGGAATTGTGAATATGGAAATTAGCGGTCGGGATCAACTAACCGGACTACCAAAAATCATTGAGATTCAGGCAGAGGATGTTCGGAATGCATTAAGCGATACGATTTATTCCATTATCGATTCAGTGAAAAGTACATTAGAAAATACACCTCCAGAACTGGCTGCTGACATTATGGACAATGGAATTAGATTAACGGGTGGCGGAGCATTGTTGGGTAATTTGGATAAAGTTATTAGTGAGGAAACTCAAATACATACTCTAGTAGCTAATGATCCACTCGATTGTGTAGCTATCGGAATAGGAGCAGCTTTAGAAAACATTCATTTATTTAAAACTAAAGTAAAAGAAAAATAGATCATTACCATTATGTGAATTCCTGGTCATATAAACCTCCTTAACTTGATCCAATAAAATTGCCCAAGTAAAATTCGTTATGAGCGTCTTCGTTACAAAAAGCGATTAACAGTAATAGAGGAGTTTTTCTTGCTTTTAATGATTTATAAAAACAAAGACTTTAAGGATACGTTCATTACAATCCTTGTAATGGAACAAATTTTAATTATTAAAAAGACTTCTATAACCGACATTGTGCTACATATAGTAGCTGACGGAGGAATGTCTATGAAGAAGTCGTTGAAAGTTTGGGTTGCACTTATCTTCTTTCTTTTCATATTTCCAATTATCTTAGAACAGATCCCGAGTGAAACCCCAGAAGAAGTAGCAGTCGTCGCTCCAATGAATAACCGGCAATTAGTTTATGCGACTAATCTCATCGAACCAGAATCAGAACCAGAACCAGAACCACAAATCCAAACAGGAATGCGCGCGCTTTTATTTGCTACACATTCACATGAAGCATTTGAACCAATCACTCAACAATACGATGGAAAAATTGCGGTTTCTCATCCGGAAGCGAATATTATGAAGCTTAATGAAACGATAAAATCCCAGTTGGAATTCAATGGAATATCAACTGGAATTCTTGATGTCGATACTTCCTCGGTAATGATTAAGAAGGGGATACCTTATCACAAATCGTACGATGTGATTAGGCCGTATGTACAAAAGGCGTTAAAAGAAGTCGATTATGACATCATAGTCGACATACACCGCGATTACCTTAAAGCAGACAGAACGACACTCACGTATGAAGGGGAAAAGTATGCAAAAATCGTTTTTGTTATTGGCGGTGAGCATAGTAATTTCAAATTAAATAAGGAATTAGTCGATAGATTGACAGCTGAATTAGAAAAAATTGTTCCGGGTATAACTAGGCCTCTTGTTTTCAAAGCAGGACACGGTGTAGACGGAAAGTACAACCAAGATCTTGATCCGCGTCTCATACTTATTGAAATGGGTGGGATCGGTAATAATGAAGCAGAACTGAACAGAACATCAGCTGTTCTTGCAAAAGCTGTTTCAAATGTTCTCCAGTAAGAGAATCAATTTAAAGAATAAATAAAGCGCCTGGTCATTCCTGAAATTCCAACCAGTTGAGGTAGGAATGAAGAAGCATGGTTAGATAGTAGCGCATATGTAAGTTAATCCACCATAAGGAAATAAATCATTGATAAAAGATTAACGGCTTTGTCATGAAGTCTTCAACGGATGATGGTTCAGGTTAAGCATAATGAATTTCAGAAGAGGCAGCCCCAAGTGAAAACCTTGGGTGCTGCCTCTTCATTATTTTGGGGATTCTGTATTGTGTTTTTCGAAGAAGGTATTCAACTCGGGGAAACATCGTTGTTCGTTAGTGTTCATTGACTATTGTTTAGGGCTTAATTTGTTCCATATATCCTTGAATACTTTTTTCGCTCATTTCTCCCGTTATAATTTTCACGATTTTACCTTCTGGATTGATAAGTAAGGTGGTGGGTAATGGTCGAATGCTATACGCTTGCATAACACTTTTATTTTTATCAATTAGTGTCGGGAAAGTCATCCCATATTGCTCGGCAAATGTTCGAACCTTCAAGTCCGATTCTGCGATGTTAACCGCTAATACTTGAATTCCTTGATCTTTATAAACTTGGTATTGCCGACCCATCGCGGGCATTTCCTTTTTACATGGTGCACACCAAGTTCCCCAAAAGTTTAAGAACACACCTTGACCTTTATAATCCGACAGTTGATGACTCTCACCGTCTAAGTCGACTAATGCGAAATCCGGTGCAACGTCCCCGACCTTCAATATATCAATTTTTTCTTTTGTGAAGCTGCTGTATATTGAAAAGACAACGGCACCAGCCAACACTGCTAAAATAATTAAGCGAGTGATAAAACGATTACTCTTTTTGTTACTCATCTTTCGGTTGCCCCTTTCGAGTCTCTACAAGCCACTATCGGTATGCTTGAAATGTCTTTGTTATGATAAGTACTATACTAAAGATATATCAAAAAATTATGCAGACACAAAGCTGTCATGTTCGTTCAATGAAATCGTTACCTTTCGTCATGTTTAGTT of the Sporosarcina sp. FSL K6-1508 genome contains:
- a CDS encoding metal ABC transporter solute-binding protein, Zn/Mn family; amino-acid sequence: MNNKFFGAISFIIGILILTACSNGGLPTSEESDESKLEIYTTIYPFQYFTERIGGKAVSTKSIVPPGADAHSIDITMKEMKKLADSDAFIHSGTGLESFAKAVINAMENENVKIINATENVKLINGQVDVHNEEEENSDEHSEEENEDVHVEHGDELAVDPHAWLDPIRSTIIAENIKNALIELNPENKLVFEENFNSLKKDLEQLNKEFTDMINNSKGKTFIVSHSAYGYWEDAYGLNQIAISGLSPFDEPSQSKIVEIIKSVKENNLQYIYYEPNVKNKIANTVKKETGLETLTLNNLESISKESIESNEDYLSLMKKNIESLSQELTQK
- the asnB gene encoding asparagine synthase (glutamine-hydrolyzing); its protein translation is MSGFTGFIGETKNASVVLERMMDNIIHRGPDSSGMFIENEAALGFRRLSNIDLEYGSQPYYKEEELLVLVFNGQIYNSQELREELISNGYVFKTHTDSEVLIRGYQEYGESLTGKLRGMFAFVIWDRKRKKLFGARDMFGIKPFYYAHMNGTLFFGSEIKSFLPHIHFNKELNENALKPYLTFQFSVLNETFFKGVFKLPAAHYMTYEDGQINIQRYWAPKFNPTDQPLEEIVDELDKVVRESIHVHQISDVQVGSFLSSGVDSSYVASVLKPEKTFTVGFGNQSFSEIDNAKKLSNELGIENSNAILDPDLCFEKLEDIQYMMDEPHSDPSIVPLYFLAELASRDVKVIFSGEGADELFGGYDEYDSTVLMKKYKKLPHSVRKPLGILSKHLPEVRGKKFLIKGGLSPEEWFIGQARIFEEKAVSKILTSSYNNTPTVKEIVKPYYDQVKGEDDVTKMQYLDLNLWLVDDILLKADKMSMAHSIDVRMPFLDREVMKIASKVPTKYRVNNIDTKYAFRIAAKRTLPEEYANRKKIGFPVPIRHWIREEKYYLKIKSYFESVEAAQFFNQQSIMDLLNEHYNGKANNGRKVWTIYSFLIWHKKYFG
- a CDS encoding TVP38/TMEM64 family protein — encoded protein: MVEEILQWFENSGLLAVWISIILNISISVLGFIPSVFITAANISFFGFGKGLILSILGEALGAMISFYLYRKGINKIKTKFIINNKYLNRLQQSKGMEAFLLILALRVFPFVPSGLVTLASAGSNVGMLNFSIASTLGKIPALVIEAYSTQQMLNWSGQGKVILGISSLIIISILIIKSASK
- a CDS encoding rod shape-determining protein; the encoded protein is MFGMGAGNLGIDLGTANTLVFVKGKGIVVREPSVVAMETKTNQIIAIGNEAKNMIGRTPGNIVTVCPMKDGVIADYETTTMMLNHFMKKSQKQSILRNKHYVMLCVPSGVTTIERRAVINAAKQAGARDAFLIEEVFAAAIGSGLPVWEPTGSMVVDIGAGTTEVAVISLGGIVISQSIRVAGNEMDQSIISYIRKKYNLIIGERTAESIKMEIGMVGDIEGIVNMEISGRDQLTGLPKIIEIQAEDVRNALSDTIYSIIDSVKSTLENTPPELAADIMDNGIRLTGGGALLGNLDKVISEETQIHTLVANDPLDCVAIGIGAALENIHLFKTKVKEK
- the spoIIP gene encoding stage II sporulation protein P, which gives rise to MIYKNKDFKDTFITILVMEQILIIKKTSITDIVLHIVADGGMSMKKSLKVWVALIFFLFIFPIILEQIPSETPEEVAVVAPMNNRQLVYATNLIEPESEPEPEPQIQTGMRALLFATHSHEAFEPITQQYDGKIAVSHPEANIMKLNETIKSQLEFNGISTGILDVDTSSVMIKKGIPYHKSYDVIRPYVQKALKEVDYDIIVDIHRDYLKADRTTLTYEGEKYAKIVFVIGGEHSNFKLNKELVDRLTAELEKIVPGITRPLVFKAGHGVDGKYNQDLDPRLILIEMGGIGNNEAELNRTSAVLAKAVSNVLQ
- the resA gene encoding thiol-disulfide oxidoreductase ResA, producing the protein MSNKKSNRFITRLIILAVLAGAVVFSIYSSFTKEKIDILKVGDVAPDFALVDLDGESHQLSDYKGQGVFLNFWGTWCAPCKKEMPAMGRQYQVYKDQGIQVLAVNIAESDLKVRTFAEQYGMTFPTLIDKNKSVMQAYSIRPLPTTLLINPEGKIVKIITGEMSEKSIQGYMEQIKP